A single region of the Triticum dicoccoides isolate Atlit2015 ecotype Zavitan chromosome 2B, WEW_v2.0, whole genome shotgun sequence genome encodes:
- the LOC119362817 gene encoding serine/threonine-protein kinase haspin homolog, giving the protein MAVAAREGARGGGGGDAWAEILASGGGGGPRIGAVYERRRAQEASRQRNADARGGFAAAVENRPSFAPVKRTSWNRSLSIRGRESIFFAPGTNLQPQQKLCRALKRPPKPCNRVKKPLGGPPDLSKEKAYFEEVDAFELMEESPSPKNFGTWAGGMEQSTILHDLPAILERWKIFKLARCATSNPLFNIMETPLVPSVNSNCSTENYSEKGYRTPEKDRGSGMHPTRTILSGYTNESTKNIAGETSIVTSFSELNIEEPPRTSIPSSSGEALTAFAQLLMVCRQSAPATLADVFSAYCKLGSIVKLGEGTYGEAYRAGSTVCKVVPFDGDSLVNGETQKKSEEVLEEALLCLTLNNLRTGQRDKAKDYSCDGFIETKEFWVCKGPYDPSLISAWEDWDSKHESENDHPKDFSNDQHYIIFVQADGGRDLEKFALLDYNEARSLLLQVTASLAVAESACEFEHRDLHWGNILLARDEMSNKDHTMSITLQGKRIRARTFGLTISIIDFTLSRINTGNAILFLDLSEDPDLFKGAKGDKQAETYRKMKQITKECWEGSFPKTNVVWLIYLVDIVLQKKYEACNSTDERELRSFKKRLSSCSSARDCLADPIFSDLLLEEEDVRPSAMPPL; this is encoded by the exons ATGGCCGTGGCGGCACGGGAAG gcgctcgcggcggcggcggcggcgacgcgtggGCGGAGATCCtggccagcggcggcggcggcgggcctcgCATCGGCGCGGTGTACGAGCGCCGCCGGGCGCAGGAGGCGTCGAGGCAGAGGAACGCGGACGC GAGAGGCGGCTTCGCGGCGGCTGTCGAGAACCGGCCGAGCTTCGCGCCGGTCAAGCGGACCAGCTGGAACCGGTCGCTCTCCATCAG AGGGCGGGAAAGTATATTTTTTGCTCCCGGGACAAATCTTCAGCCTCAACAGAAACTCTGCAGAGCACTCAAACGACCACCAAAACCGTGTAACAGAGTG AAAAAACCTCTTGGAGGGCCACCCGACTTGAGTAAAGAAAAGGCTTATTTTGAAGAAGTCGATGCTTTTGAGCTGATGGAAGAGAGCCCTTCGCCCAAGAACTTTGGCACATGGGCAGGAGGGATGGAGCAGAGTACCATTTTGCATGATCTGCCTGCAATATTGGAGAGGTGGAAAATCTTCAAGCTTGCAAGATGTGCAACATCCAATCCATTGTTTAATATCATGGAGACCCCACTTGTCCCATCAGTCAACAGTAACTGCAGTACAGAAAATTATTCTGAAAAAGGTTATAGGACACCTGAAAAGGACAGAGGGTCAGGGATGCACCCAACAAGGACAATCCTTTCAGGATACACTAATGAGAGTACAAAGAACATTGCAGGCGAAACTAGCATTGTCACGTCCTTTAGTGAGCTTAACATTGAGGAACCCCCCCGCACCAGCATTCCCTCATCAAGTGGTGAAGCTCTGACTGCCTTTGCACAACTTCTCATGGTTTGCAGGCAATCTGCACCAGCTACTTTAGCAGATGTTTTTTCTGCTTACTG CAAGTTAGGCAGCATAGTGAAGCTTGGTGAAGGAACTTACGGCGAGGCCTACAGGGCTGGAAGCACTGTCTGTAAAGTAGTTCCCTTCGATGGGGATTCATTGGTCAATGGAGAGACCCAGAAG AAATCGGAAGAAGTACTCGAGGAAGCTTTGCTTTGTCTAACACTAAATAATTTGAGAACGGGCCAGCGAGATAAAGCAAAAGACTATTCATGTGATGGCTTCATTGAAACTAAAGA GTTTTGGGTTTGTAAGGGACCATATGACCCTTCACTGATTAGTGCTTGGGAAGATTGGGATTCCAAACATGAATCTGAGAATGATCATCCAAAGGACTTTTCAAACGATCAG CATTATATTATCTTTGTACAAGCAGACGGTGGGAGAGACCTTGAAAAATTCGCTTTACTCGACTATAATGAGGCTCGCAGTCTACTGCTTCAA GTTACTGCCTCCTTAGCTGTAGCTGAGAGTGCCTGTGAATTTGAACATCGAGATTTGCATTG GGGTAATATTCTTTTGGCTCGTGATGAAATGTCAAACAAGGATCATACAATGAGCATCACTCTTCAAGGGAAGAGGATTCGTGCTAGAACTTTTGGTTTGACCATCTCCATAATTGACTTCACTCTTTCTCGGATCAATACAG GGAATGCCATTCTCTTTCTTGACCTGTCTGAGGACCCTGATTTATTTAAAGGAGCAAAAGGAGACAAGCag GCAGAAACTTACCGCAAGATGAAACAAATTACCAAGGAATGCTGGGAAGGCAG CTTCCCAAAGACAAATGTCGTCTGGCTAATTTACCTTGTGGACATTGTGCTACAGAAGAAGTACGAG GCGTGCAACTCCACAGACGAGAGAGAGCTCCGGTCGTTCAAGAAACGGCTTTCCTCGTGCAGTTCTGCTAGAGATTGCCTTGCTGATCCCATTTTCAGCGATCTGCTGTTGGAAGAGGAGGATGTGCGACCCTCAGCAATGCCTCCCCTGTAG
- the LOC119362818 gene encoding novel plant SNARE 13-like, which produces MAASDVPMSPELEQIDGEIQDIFRALQNGFQKIDKIKDSNRQSKQLEELTGRMRECKRLIKEFDRVLKDEEKRNTSEVNKQLNDKKQFMIKELNSYVTMRKTYQSSLGNKRIELFDAGNDQVAEDNVQMASEMSNQQLIDSGMKQMDQTDQAIERSKMVVAQTVEVGAQTATTLTQQTDQMKRIGNELDSVHFSLKKASQMVKEIGRQVATDKCIMGFLFLIVCGVIAIIVVKIVNPHNKSIPDIPGLAPPAPPVQNRKLLSVDPFRML; this is translated from the exons ATGGCGGCGAGCGACGTGCCCATGAGCCCCGAGCTCGAGCAGATCGACGGCGAGATCCAGGACATCTTCCGCGCCCTACA GAATGGGTTCCAGAAGATTGACAAGATCAAGGACTCCAACAGGCAGTCCAAGCAGCTGGAAGAACTCACTGGGAGGATGAGGGAGTGCAAGCG CTTAATCAAGGAATTTGATCGTGTACTCAAAGATGAGGAGAAAAGGAATACTTCTGAGGTCAACAAACAGCTAAATGACAAGAAGCAATTTATG ATCAAGGAGTTGAATTCGTATGTCACCATGAGGAAGAC GTACCAAAGTAGCCTGGGTAACAAGAGGATTGAACTATTCGATGCTGGTAATGACCAGGTAGCTGAAGATAATGTTCAAATGGCATCAG AAATGTCAAATCAACAACTGATTGATTCTGgaatgaaacaaatggaccaaacaGACCAAGCTATTGAGCGTTCGAAAATG GTTGTTGCACAAACTGTTGAAGTTGGAGCTCAAACTGCTACAACTCTAACACAGCAA ACTGACCAAATGAAGAGAATTGGCAATGAGCTAGATTCCGTTCACTTCTCATTGAAAAAGGCTAGTCAAATGGTGAAAGAGATTGGTCGTCAG GTTGCAACTGACAAATGCATCATGGGGTTTCTGTTTTTGATAGTTTGTGGTGTGATTGCGATCATTGTTGTCAAG ATCGTCAACCCACATAACAAAAGCATCCCAGACATCCCGGGACTGGCGCCTCCTGCCCCTCCTGTGCAGAACCGGAAGCTGCTATCCGTAGATCCTTTCAGAATGCTCTGA